In Bos taurus isolate L1 Dominette 01449 registration number 42190680 breed Hereford chromosome 9, ARS-UCD2.0, whole genome shotgun sequence, a single genomic region encodes these proteins:
- the LOC100848331 gene encoding retinoic acid early transcript 1E, with protein MRESDLGWTGQARTAPRRSQEPDAEKEWAGFLSLGLKTLGGARRQRYRHTPGYLLLVTLLKLQGGMSLARTADHLLLILLLIEARKTLGNAHSLCLDLTVKSQSRPGQPWCQVQGSVDTKPFLQYDSASNKVKPLGFLGKEVNDTKAWTEISQTLVEAGKELRMVLPVIKLDENETRGPPTLQVKLCCQREAEQCSGASLHFSLNGRTALLLDTMSITWTVIDPGATGIKEEWENNQELAEYFRTISTGDCSYWLREFLKHWEKMLVPEPTESLIMAADISQSASIRLDSCIILLIITQLVLIASSS; from the exons ATGCGCGAAAGCGACCTTGGCTGGACCGGGCAGGCGAGGACCGCACCCCGCCGATCGCAGGAGCCGGATGCGGAGAAGGAGTGGGCG GGCTTCCTCAGTCTAGGACTGAAGACTTTGGGCGGTGCCAGGAGACAGAGGTATAGACACACCCCAGGCTACCTTTTGCTAGTCACTCTCCTAAAACTGCAGGGAGGAATGTCACTGGCTCGCACCGCAGATCATCTTTTGCTGATACTGCTGCTGATAGAAGCCAGGAAGACTCTGGGCA ATGCCCACTCTCTGTGCCTTGACCTCACTGTCAAATCTCAGTCCAGACCTGGCCAGCCCTGGTGTCAAGTCCAGGGCTCCGTGGACACAAAGCCTTTCCTCCAGTATGATAGTGCCAGCAACAAGGTCAAACCTTTGGGTTTCCTGGGAAAGGAGGTAAACGACACGAAAGCGTGGACTGAAATAAGCCAAACGCTTGTAGAAGCAGGAAAAGAGCTCAGGATGGTCCTGCCTGTCATCAAACTGGACGAAAATGAGACGAGGG GTCCTCCCACCCTGCAGGTAAAGCTGTGTTGTCAACGTGAAGCCGAGCAATGCTCTGGTGCATCCTTGCACTTCAGCCTCAATGGACGGACAGCTCTTCTCCTTGACACCATGAGCATAACCTGGACAGTCATCGATCCTGGAGCCACAGGCATCAAGGAGGAGTGGGAGAACAACCAGGAACTGGCAGAGTATTTCAGGACCATTTCAACAGGAGACTGCAGTTACTGGCTTAGGGAATTCCTGAAACACTGGGAGAAGATGCTGGTCCCAGAGCCCACAG AATCACTAATAATGGCCGCAGATATCAGCCAGTCTGCATCCATCCGATTGGACTCTTGCATTATCCTATTGATCATCACCCAGTTAGTTCTAATTGCTTCATCGTCATGA